The following are from one region of the Prevotella communis genome:
- the meaB gene encoding methylmalonyl Co-A mutase-associated GTPase MeaB — MEHPENSAEYAGLQVNSGVEQPSIINPYLKRNRFRRRELSVGEMVEGIVKGDVTILSQAVTLIESVNPDHQAKAQEVINKCLPYSGKSVRIGISGVPGAGKSTSIDEFGVHLLKEKGGRLAVLAIDPSSERTKGSILGDKTRMEKLAIHPDSFIRPSPSAGSLGGVARKTRETIVLCEAAGFDKIFVETVGVGQSETACHSMVDFFLLIQVAGTGDELQGIKRGIMEIADGIVINKCDGDNVDRCQMAATNFRNALHFFPMPESGWTPKVLCYSGFYGTGVKEIWDMIYEYFDFVKANGYFDYRRNEQSKYWMYETINEQLRLNFYHNPRIREQLQLAEQSVLQGQKTSFVAAQDLLEIYYRDNVITRQLDNE; from the coding sequence ATGGAACATCCCGAGAATAGTGCTGAATATGCTGGCTTGCAGGTGAATAGTGGGGTAGAGCAGCCTTCTATCATCAACCCTTACCTGAAGCGTAACCGTTTCCGCAGGCGTGAGTTGAGCGTCGGCGAGATGGTTGAGGGTATCGTGAAAGGTGACGTGACGATTCTCTCGCAGGCGGTGACGCTGATAGAGAGTGTGAATCCCGACCATCAGGCTAAGGCGCAGGAGGTGATCAATAAGTGTCTGCCCTATAGCGGAAAGAGTGTGCGTATCGGTATCAGTGGCGTGCCGGGAGCTGGTAAGTCGACCTCTATTGATGAGTTTGGCGTTCATCTGCTGAAAGAGAAAGGCGGACGCCTGGCGGTATTAGCTATCGACCCAAGTAGTGAGCGCACCAAGGGAAGTATCCTGGGAGATAAGACACGTATGGAGAAACTGGCCATACATCCCGATTCGTTTATCCGTCCCAGTCCGTCGGCCGGCTCTTTGGGCGGTGTGGCACGAAAGACACGTGAGACCATCGTCCTTTGTGAGGCTGCGGGGTTCGACAAGATATTCGTGGAGACGGTAGGTGTTGGTCAGAGTGAAACGGCCTGTCACTCGATGGTAGACTTCTTCCTGTTGATACAGGTGGCTGGTACAGGCGATGAGTTGCAGGGTATCAAACGCGGTATCATGGAGATAGCCGATGGCATTGTCATCAATAAATGTGATGGTGATAATGTGGACCGTTGTCAGATGGCTGCAACCAATTTCCGTAATGCCCTGCATTTCTTCCCCATGCCAGAGAGTGGCTGGACACCAAAGGTGCTATGCTATAGTGGTTTCTATGGCACGGGCGTGAAGGAAATCTGGGATATGATATACGAGTATTTTGATTTCGTGAAGGCCAATGGCTATTTCGACTATCGTCGCAACGAACAATCGAAGTACTGGATGTATGAGACCATCAACGAACAGCTGAGGCTGAATTTCTATCATAATCCCCGGATTCGTGAACAGCTTCAGTTGGCAGAGCAGTCGGTGCTGCAGGGACAGAAGACGAGTTTTGTGGCAGCACAGGATTTGCTGGAGATTTACTATCGTGATAACGTCATAACGAGACAACTAGATAACGAGTAA
- a CDS encoding DUF1573 domain-containing protein — MKKTLVIIGLCMASLIVSAQRVQVDKSTVNVGKTGFEVPVTATFELKNRSGRHLTVTSVKPDCGCTKVEYPKKSVGGGETFKISLTYDARMLGHFRKQAAVYVRGSKNPVWLTMEGVVLEDWKDYSRMYPYKFGNILADVDNAEFDDVNKGDHPEMVVNIINNGTETVVPNMLHLPPYLSAFAVPEKLEPGKTGKLTLTLNSQHLNSFGLTQTTIYLAEQLSDKVSSETEFPVSVVLLPNATLFEGKNKQYAPRLEYSTDSIALGMVGKRNVKKGVITLANKGRVPLKISSLQMFTKGMKVTLDKSELQPGESTKLKVVIDRDQVLKARQRPRVLMITNDPDHSKVVIKVSVK; from the coding sequence ATGAAGAAGACTTTAGTAATAATAGGCCTTTGTATGGCCTCTCTGATTGTATCTGCGCAGAGAGTGCAGGTAGATAAGTCAACGGTTAATGTCGGAAAGACGGGGTTTGAGGTGCCTGTCACGGCGACGTTTGAACTGAAAAATAGAAGCGGACGTCATCTGACTGTTACAAGTGTGAAACCGGATTGTGGATGTACCAAGGTGGAATACCCTAAGAAGAGTGTAGGTGGCGGTGAGACATTCAAGATTTCGCTGACCTATGACGCCCGTATGCTGGGACATTTCCGCAAGCAGGCTGCTGTCTATGTACGTGGCTCTAAGAATCCCGTATGGCTGACCATGGAGGGTGTTGTCCTTGAGGACTGGAAAGACTATAGCAGGATGTATCCCTATAAGTTTGGTAATATCCTGGCTGATGTTGACAATGCGGAGTTTGATGATGTGAATAAGGGTGACCATCCGGAGATGGTTGTCAATATTATTAATAATGGTACGGAAACGGTGGTGCCGAATATGCTTCATTTGCCGCCATATCTCTCGGCTTTTGCTGTGCCGGAGAAGTTGGAACCGGGGAAGACCGGTAAGCTGACGTTGACACTGAATTCGCAGCATCTGAACAGTTTTGGACTGACACAGACCACGATTTACCTGGCGGAGCAGTTGAGCGACAAGGTGAGCAGTGAGACGGAGTTCCCTGTCTCAGTGGTGTTGTTGCCTAATGCAACGCTTTTCGAAGGAAAAAACAAACAGTATGCGCCCCGACTGGAGTATTCCACCGACTCTATTGCTTTGGGAATGGTGGGCAAAAGGAATGTGAAGAAGGGGGTTATCACCTTGGCAAATAAGGGCCGCGTGCCTTTGAAGATATCATCGCTACAGATGTTTACAAAGGGCATGAAAGTGACGCTGGATAAGAGTGAACTGCAACCTGGTGAGTCCACGAAGTTGAAGGTCGTGATAGACAGGGATCAGGTACTGAAGGCTCGTCAGCGTCCGCGTGTGCTGATGATTACCAACGACCCCGACCACTCCAAGGTGGTTATCAAAGTGAGTGTGAAATAA
- a CDS encoding transposase, translating to MSRSKEEAIAAGVQVRETQHKMKRRKPWHDYHRKGTYMVTLVVEGRRPVLGKLIMSAGEQDTSVELMALGKAIRNEEVQKISAIYKMVEIWKLCIMPDHIHMIVRIKEDLPEGKHLGHIVAGFKGGCSRAWWRMDRPCADAQRVVAATDAQRVVAATDAQRVVAATDAQGVVAATDAQRVVAATTPAASAAGMPSLFERGYNDLILLNDSQLDNWKHYLDDNPRRLAIKRLHPDFFTTLNYIDIAEWHCQIVGNRFLLDIPQKVAVIVHSAYSDKEYAEYKKEWLACGEAGGILVSAAIATREKEVMREAMNRGYRIILVRENGFPPLYKPSGESFDACSNGRLLQICPWEYHMKRRIISREQCLMLNRLAEEIAYHQ from the coding sequence ATGTCAAGAAGCAAAGAGGAAGCTATTGCTGCAGGTGTGCAGGTCAGAGAAACCCAGCACAAGATGAAACGCCGCAAACCCTGGCACGATTACCATCGCAAGGGCACATATATGGTGACACTGGTTGTTGAAGGAAGACGGCCTGTGCTGGGAAAACTAATCATGTCCGCTGGAGAACAAGATACATCCGTAGAATTGATGGCTCTCGGGAAGGCCATTCGAAATGAAGAGGTACAGAAGATATCAGCCATCTACAAGATGGTTGAAATATGGAAGCTCTGCATAATGCCCGATCATATTCACATGATAGTGAGAATAAAAGAGGATTTGCCTGAGGGCAAGCATTTAGGGCATATAGTGGCAGGCTTTAAAGGAGGATGCTCAAGGGCCTGGTGGAGGATGGATAGACCCTGCGCTGACGCGCAGCGAGTAGTGGCGGCTACTGACGCGCAGCGAGTGGTGGCGGCTACTGACGCGCAGCGAGTGGTGGCGGCTACTGACGCGCAGGGAGTGGTGGCGGCTACTGACGCGCAGCGAGTGGTGGCAGCCACCACTCCCGCCGCATCGGCGGCGGGAATGCCCTCCCTCTTCGAGCGCGGCTACAACGACCTCATCCTGCTTAACGATAGCCAGCTTGACAACTGGAAGCACTATCTCGATGACAATCCTCGCCGCTTAGCCATTAAACGGCTTCACCCTGATTTTTTCACTACCCTAAACTATATTGACATCGCAGAGTGGCATTGTCAGATAGTAGGTAATCGTTTCTTACTTGACATCCCGCAGAAAGTCGCAGTGATTGTGCATAGTGCTTATAGCGACAAAGAATATGCAGAATACAAAAAAGAATGGTTGGCATGCGGCGAGGCTGGCGGTATCTTGGTAAGCGCAGCCATTGCAACACGCGAGAAGGAGGTCATGCGCGAAGCCATGAATCGAGGCTACCGTATCATTCTTGTAAGGGAGAATGGGTTTCCCCCCTTATATAAGCCTTCTGGAGAATCGTTCGACGCATGTTCCAATGGACGTCTCTTACAAATCTGCCCTTGGGAATATCACATGAAACGCCGAATTATCTCACGCGAGCAATGTCTGATGCTAAACAGATTGGCGGAAGAGATTGCTTATCACCAATAA
- a CDS encoding S8 family serine peptidase yields MRFKLIIVLLCLLSIPVLAQRPQYGKMSPLLRQLARSSSPIPYLPSSILHLPSSLSPHPSSLFHHPSSVCAFVKVGDNGEDVLREHGCKVLARIGQVCIADIPVRQLGALSLDARILRMEARQGNCLSTDQMATHLNALPVYAGQNLPQAFTGKGVVVGVMDVGFDLTHPNFYSADTTQYRIRKFWDMVTQDTVGSGLYVGRDYEGRENLLALGHSRDGLDMTHGTYTTGIAAGSGVGSPYRGMAPEADLCLVANAVTDDIVYIDSADYYKYTFATDALGFKYLFDYAKSVGKPCVASFSEGSVQDFRGYDQLYYEMLDSLVGPGRILVAAAGNNGAVKSWFRKPVGEVSAGTFISKSGSDMMLTFKSSLDFQLRFVTYSHANDTLLIRLSDVLSQEDSLLTSELNKDDYQLTVTTEAYPSCYHADEICYDVTVHTTGDVGTARPLSVEVVGRDADVEFFRVNGNLYTSTLNPSLNAGESVCCIHSPSSAPCVISVGSTSYRDSIQNMRGEWKKYWLGNSGVWAPFSSVGPTFDGRIKPDVMAPGNNIISSFSSFYMAAHPEASDLTWDLDRYEFNGRSYAWISSSGTSASCPAVAGAIALWLQAKPDLTPQEIKEVLSLTCRHYDKSLTYPNNKYGYGEIDVYRGLLYILGVDRVEEVSKTHTSARIRYADNQLSVSFEHPLSSSVRLRLYTMNGRLVHTSTVKAGQTSQILSLGSLPAGIYAVQLDGPSSVKGSTLIRK; encoded by the coding sequence TTGAGGTTTAAACTGATCATAGTACTGTTGTGCCTGCTGAGCATCCCTGTTCTTGCCCAGCGACCTCAGTATGGCAAGATGTCACCTCTGCTTCGTCAGTTGGCACGCAGTTCATCTCCTATCCCCTATCTTCCCTCATCCATCTTACATCTTCCTTCTTCCCTCTCCCCTCATCCATCTTCCCTCTTCCATCATCCCTCTTCCGTCTGCGCTTTCGTGAAGGTTGGTGATAACGGTGAGGATGTACTTCGGGAACATGGTTGCAAGGTGCTGGCACGTATAGGACAGGTATGTATTGCGGATATACCCGTACGACAACTGGGTGCCCTGTCGCTTGATGCCCGTATCCTGCGTATGGAGGCGCGTCAGGGAAACTGCTTGTCCACCGATCAGATGGCTACCCATTTGAATGCCTTGCCTGTCTATGCCGGCCAGAACCTGCCACAGGCTTTCACGGGTAAGGGCGTGGTCGTGGGCGTGATGGATGTAGGCTTTGACCTGACCCATCCGAATTTCTATTCTGCTGATACGACGCAGTATCGTATCAGGAAATTCTGGGATATGGTGACACAGGATACCGTGGGCAGCGGACTGTATGTAGGACGTGATTACGAGGGACGGGAGAACCTGTTGGCCCTGGGGCATTCCCGTGACGGTCTGGATATGACGCACGGAACATATACTACAGGCATTGCTGCAGGCAGTGGCGTGGGGTCGCCTTACCGGGGCATGGCGCCAGAAGCCGACCTCTGTCTGGTTGCCAATGCCGTGACCGATGATATTGTCTATATCGACTCAGCCGACTACTATAAATATACCTTTGCTACCGATGCGCTGGGATTCAAGTATCTGTTTGACTATGCTAAAAGCGTGGGGAAACCCTGTGTGGCGTCGTTCAGTGAAGGTTCGGTGCAGGATTTCCGCGGTTATGACCAGTTATATTATGAGATGTTGGATAGTTTGGTTGGACCTGGACGTATCTTGGTGGCTGCTGCAGGTAATAATGGTGCGGTGAAATCTTGGTTCCGCAAACCTGTTGGCGAGGTTTCGGCCGGTACTTTCATTTCAAAAAGTGGATCGGATATGATGCTGACCTTTAAGTCTTCCCTGGATTTCCAGTTGCGTTTTGTGACTTATTCCCATGCTAACGATACCTTACTGATACGCCTGTCTGACGTGCTGTCGCAGGAAGACTCGTTGCTGACATCCGAATTGAACAAAGACGATTATCAGTTGACAGTGACCACAGAAGCATATCCTTCTTGTTATCATGCTGATGAGATATGTTATGATGTGACGGTACATACCACAGGCGATGTCGGTACAGCACGCCCATTGTCTGTTGAGGTTGTGGGCAGAGATGCTGATGTGGAGTTTTTTCGAGTGAATGGTAATCTCTATACGTCAACACTGAATCCTTCCCTGAATGCCGGCGAAAGCGTCTGTTGTATCCACTCTCCCTCCAGTGCCCCATGTGTCATCAGCGTAGGGTCTACCTCCTATCGTGACAGTATACAGAATATGAGAGGGGAGTGGAAAAAATACTGGCTGGGAAATAGTGGCGTCTGGGCACCATTCTCGTCTGTTGGTCCCACATTCGACGGACGGATAAAACCTGACGTGATGGCCCCCGGTAATAATATTATCTCTTCTTTCAGCTCGTTCTATATGGCTGCCCATCCGGAAGCGTCGGACCTGACCTGGGACCTGGATAGATATGAGTTTAACGGCCGCTCCTATGCCTGGATATCCAGTAGTGGCACCTCTGCATCCTGTCCTGCCGTGGCTGGTGCGATAGCATTATGGCTTCAGGCTAAACCCGATTTGACACCTCAGGAAATTAAAGAGGTACTGAGTCTCACTTGTCGTCATTATGACAAGTCGCTCACTTATCCTAATAATAAATATGGTTATGGGGAGATAGATGTCTATCGTGGTCTGCTGTATATCCTCGGTGTTGACCGTGTAGAGGAGGTGTCAAAGACGCATACATCCGCTCGTATTCGTTATGCAGATAATCAGTTGTCTGTTTCTTTCGAACACCCTCTGTCTTCCTCTGTCCGTTTGCGTCTCTATACGATGAATGGACGCCTTGTTCATACGTCAACAGTTAAGGCAGGACAAACATCCCAAATCCTTTCTTTAGGTTCTCTGCCTGCAGGCATCTATGCTGTTCAACTTGATGGACCCTCATCCGTTAAGGGCTCTACACTCATTAGGAAATAG
- a CDS encoding 4-hydroxy-3-methylbut-2-enyl diphosphate reductase, producing MIQIEIDNGSGFCFGVTTAIKKAEEELAQGEKLYCLGDIVHNGMECERLRQMGLITINHEEMRELHDVKVLLRAHGEPPETYELARRNNIEIIDATCPVVLKLQKRIKEQYDANLQSQIVIFGKKGHAEVLGLVGQTQSSAIVIENFDEVTKLDFSRDIYLYSQTTKSLDEFHRIIDYIQAHISPNAKFQSFDTICRSVANRMPNISQFAAKHDLVLFVCGRKSSNGKVLYNECLRVNSNTHLVEGPEEIASQWLEGINTVGICGATSTPKWLMEQCRDKLLMFDV from the coding sequence ATGATTCAGATAGAGATAGATAACGGCAGTGGTTTCTGTTTTGGCGTGACTACGGCCATTAAGAAAGCGGAGGAGGAACTGGCTCAGGGCGAGAAACTCTATTGTCTGGGAGATATTGTGCATAACGGCATGGAGTGTGAGCGCCTGCGACAGATGGGGCTTATTACTATTAACCATGAGGAGATGCGTGAGCTGCATGATGTGAAGGTGCTGTTGCGTGCTCATGGTGAACCACCTGAGACCTACGAACTGGCACGGCGGAATAATATTGAGATTATTGATGCAACCTGTCCTGTGGTACTGAAACTGCAGAAGCGCATCAAGGAACAGTATGATGCAAACCTCCAGTCGCAGATCGTTATCTTTGGTAAGAAGGGTCATGCCGAGGTGTTGGGACTGGTTGGACAGACACAGTCTTCGGCTATCGTCATTGAGAATTTCGATGAGGTGACGAAACTGGATTTCTCGCGTGATATCTACCTGTATAGTCAGACGACGAAATCGCTCGATGAATTCCATCGTATCATTGACTATATCCAGGCACATATATCACCAAATGCGAAATTCCAGAGCTTTGACACCATCTGTCGTTCGGTGGCCAACCGAATGCCGAATATCTCACAGTTCGCTGCCAAGCATGACCTCGTCCTGTTTGTTTGTGGTCGTAAGAGTAGTAATGGAAAGGTGCTTTATAATGAGTGCTTGCGCGTGAACTCTAATACTCATTTGGTGGAAGGCCCGGAGGAAATAGCGTCTCAGTGGCTGGAAGGCATCAATACCGTGGGCATCTGTGGTGCCACGTCAACGCCTAAATGGTTGATGGAACAGTGCAGGGATAAACTTTTGATGTTTGATGTCTGA